A part of Cannabis sativa cultivar Pink pepper isolate KNU-18-1 chromosome 6, ASM2916894v1, whole genome shotgun sequence genomic DNA contains:
- the LOC115724736 gene encoding probable serine/threonine-protein kinase PBL23 produces MSCFSCCMSQEKVDRKSLKKSIKEYQDTKILASFANISFKSDSSKRRYITEEISKIGKGNITAQIFAFRELCVATKNFHPDNLLGEGGFGRVYKGNIESKNQVVAVKQLDRNGFQGNREFLVEVLILSLLHHPNLVSLVGYCADGDQRILVYEYMPNGSLEDHLLELAPDTTALDWNTRMKIAAGAAKGLEYLHEQANPPVIYRDFKASNILLDKEFNPKLSDFGLAKLGPTGDKSYVSTRVMGTYGYCAPEYALTGQLTTKSDVYSFGVVFLEIITGRRVIDHTRPVDEQNLVVWAQPLFKDRRKFTIMADPLLKGNYPVKALYQALAVAAMCLQEEAATRPLISDVVTALEFLATSKSEEEVVESTSPNKDIDGDSDIDTDRSEDSIRERNSI; encoded by the exons atgagCTGCTTCTCCTGTTGTATGTCACAAGAAAAAGTCGATAGAAAGTCTTTGAAGAAGAGCATTAAGGAATACCAAGACACCAAAATTTTGGCCTCATTCGCTAACATATCCTTCAAAAGTG ATAGCAGCAAACGTAGGTACATAACTGAAGAGATAAGCAAGATTGGTAAAGGAAATATAACTGCACAGATCTTTGCCTTTCGCGAGTTATGTGTTGCAACCAAAAACTTTCACCCTGACAATCTTCTTGGTGAAGGCGGCTTTGGAAGGGTCTACAAAGGAAATATTGAAAGCAAAAATCAA GTAGTTGCTGTTAAGCAACTTGACAGGAATGGATTCCAAGGAAATAGGGAATTTCTAGTAGAGGTTCTAATTTTAAGTCTTCTTCATCATCCTAACCTAGTAAGTTTGGTTGGCTATTGTGCGGATGGCGATCAGAGAATTTTGGTTTATGAATACATGCCTAATGGATCGCTCGAGGATCATCTTCTTG AACTAGCTCCAGATACCACTGCTTTGGATTGGAATACACGAATGAAAATTGCAGCAGGCGCAGCAAAAGGACTTGAATACTTGCATGAACAAGCCAATCCCCCTGTGATATACCGTGATTTTAAGGCATCCAACATACTATTGGACAAGGAGTTTAATCCAAAACTTTCTGATTTTGGACTAGCAAAGTTGGGTCCAACTGGAGATAAATCTTATGTATCAACAAGGGTCATGGGGACCTACGGCTACTGCGCACCAGAATATGCTTTAACTGGCCAATTGACAACAAAATCTGATGTTTATAGCTTTGGAGTGGTATTCTTGGAGATAATCACAGGAAGAAGAGTGATAGACCATACAAGACCAGTTGATGAGCAAAATCTAGTTGTTTGG GCACAACCACTATTCAAAGACAGAAGGAAGTTTACTATAATGGCTGATCCATTGCTTAAAGGGAACTATCCTGTGAAGGCTCTATACCAAGCACTTGCTGTTGCAGCAATGTGTCTACAAGAGGAAGCCGCTACTCGACCGCTCATCAGTGATGTTGTGACAGCCCTTGAATTTTTAGCAACAAGCAAAAGTGAGGAAGAAGTAGTGGAATCAACTTCTCCTAATAAAGATATTGATGGAGATTCTGATATTGATACTGATAGATCAGAAGATAGCATAAGGGAAAGAAATAGTATATGA